One region of Priestia megaterium genomic DNA includes:
- a CDS encoding zinc ribbon domain-containing protein: MGKNGCVKCGHTEAKTKEIATTGTGLSRYLDVQHNQFTVVYCTSCGYSELYNKSSSRGSNIIDLFFGG, from the coding sequence ATGGGGAAAAACGGTTGTGTAAAATGCGGACATACAGAAGCAAAAACAAAAGAAATTGCTACAACGGGAACGGGGCTGTCTAGATACTTAGACGTTCAGCACAATCAATTTACTGTGGTATATTGCACGAGCTGCGGGTATTCAGAGCTATATAATAAATCATCTTCAAGAGGCAGCAATATTATTGACTTATTTTTTGGAGGATAA
- a CDS encoding GNAT family N-acetyltransferase, giving the protein MSINLIEIDKDRHASYLNLLLIGDEDEKVVKSYINEGSLFTIVYEKKEIGVVQCLTDEGESAVEVKNIGLKEAYRGKGIGSKVIKKLEVLYERNQYSKMIVGTADSSLENIAFYKKAGFYQSGVKKNFFLQYVPPIYENGLQAIDMIMFEKKLKSRSD; this is encoded by the coding sequence ATGAGTATCAACCTTATTGAAATTGATAAAGACCGGCACGCTTCCTATTTAAACCTGCTATTAATAGGGGATGAAGACGAAAAAGTAGTGAAGTCGTATATAAATGAAGGTTCCTTATTTACCATTGTGTATGAAAAGAAGGAGATAGGAGTTGTGCAGTGCCTCACCGATGAAGGGGAATCGGCAGTAGAAGTAAAGAATATCGGTTTAAAAGAAGCATACAGAGGAAAAGGAATCGGCAGCAAAGTCATTAAAAAGTTAGAAGTACTGTATGAACGTAACCAATATTCTAAAATGATTGTAGGAACAGCGGACTCCAGTCTTGAAAACATAGCATTTTATAAAAAGGCAGGCTTTTATCAAAGCGGTGTCAAAAAGAATTTCTTTTTGCAGTACGTTCCACCGATTTACGAGAATGGCCTGCAAGCTATCGATATGATTATGTTTGAAAAGAAATTAAAAAGCAGAAGCGACTAA
- a CDS encoding LysM peptidoglycan-binding and 3D domain-containing protein: MKKHIFTLGATALVSIGIADAASADTDTHKVKAGETLFSISQQHNVTVEDLKKWNGLSSTLIYANQTLQIGSTSTDSSSSSTPTTTSSNHTYTVKSGDTLYRIAKDNGTSVQQLKEWNNLSSHLIYVNQVLKINGTGTVSSSPSAPVQEKTNETQASPAPSNSKSYKVQPGDTMWSVAQRHGISISQLKQWNNLSSNTIYINQVLQVGGQAAAQAKPSTPSPAAPSTPSTSAPSTSTPAPAPAQESKSVSKEITVEATAYTAYCAGCSGITATGIDLRSNPNRKVIAVDPRVIPLGSRVYVEGYGEAIAGDTGGAIKGTRVDLFMASQSSALNWGRKTVKLQILD, encoded by the coding sequence ATGAAAAAACACATTTTTACATTAGGGGCCACAGCTTTAGTATCAATTGGAATTGCAGACGCAGCATCGGCTGACACAGACACGCATAAAGTAAAAGCTGGAGAAACGTTATTCAGCATCTCACAGCAGCATAATGTAACAGTTGAGGACTTAAAAAAGTGGAATGGTCTTTCTTCCACACTAATTTATGCAAACCAAACATTACAAATTGGATCTACATCTACTGACTCTTCATCTAGTTCAACTCCAACTACAACATCTTCAAATCATACATATACAGTAAAATCAGGTGACACGCTTTATCGTATCGCTAAAGACAACGGTACTTCTGTACAGCAGCTAAAAGAGTGGAATAACTTATCTAGTCATTTAATTTATGTGAATCAAGTATTAAAAATAAACGGAACAGGAACAGTTTCATCATCACCTTCAGCACCTGTACAAGAAAAAACAAACGAAACGCAAGCATCCCCGGCTCCTAGCAACAGTAAAAGTTATAAAGTTCAGCCTGGAGATACAATGTGGAGCGTAGCACAGCGACACGGCATTTCAATTTCTCAATTAAAACAGTGGAATAACTTATCGTCTAATACGATTTACATTAATCAAGTGCTACAAGTAGGCGGACAAGCTGCAGCTCAGGCGAAACCATCAACGCCATCACCTGCTGCTCCTTCAACACCGTCAACTTCAGCACCGTCGACTTCAACGCCGGCACCTGCTCCAGCGCAAGAAAGTAAGTCGGTTTCGAAAGAGATTACGGTTGAGGCAACAGCTTATACTGCTTACTGTGCGGGCTGCAGCGGAATCACTGCTACAGGCATCGACCTAAGGTCAAATCCTAATCGAAAAGTAATTGCAGTTGATCCTCGCGTGATTCCATTAGGTTCTCGCGTATACGTAGAAGGTTACGGAGAAGCAATTGCTGGAGATACTGGCGGTGCCATTAAAGGTACTCGCGTTGATTTATTTATGGCATCTCAAAGCTCAGCTTTAAATTGGGGACGCAAAACGGTAAAACTTCAAATTTTAGATTAA
- a CDS encoding AAA domain-containing protein, translating to MEKRSISSYLKAWVRALSIEINYMKKHGGEKHTVGKGEYLGQQGDAYLYRFERTADLYLFDGAQVRLVHQHKESKGEVIGTEGFDLYLKIDAFIGQEVDELDIYNEPWELLQALIDRLTEAKDYKQKIVRIKRLMRGDSPVRHKEYTSKNALHEVLLRARYNRTTYIWGPPGTGKTYTLSKIAASYYRKSKRILLLSHSNAAVDGLLQETARQLKKKEAWKKGKLIRYGATKSSGLENIKVEEVIGEDDPDLAQEMRDLQEERVYLSRYPNRAHQLQQVNKKLNALRNKWIEAEKNVFDQAYIVGTTLSKAAIDRLLYQSEFDMVVVDEISMAYAPQIAFAATLGKKIVVCGDFKQLPPVSQSSHAEVKKWLQRDLFEQTGLVEQVESGEIHPHLFMLKKQRRMHKDISAFTNRYIYSNRVGDHPSVTTSREVVASSRPFAHEAALMLNIGQLHSSAMRDVASGSRYNVITAVLAVSLILRARKASSATIGYVTPYKSQAKLINAFLQDIEPASDIIAATVHKFQGAERDIMIFDTVDTKPQSKPGLLLTNENSDRLVNVAVTRSKGKFMMLSDESFVQQRVPKERAFWKLVNHFNENQKVYQPQQFLKEVIQHRKLIWYHPSNSSQLKKDLYQARQQILLCIPYASLVPQEIREMLHSFKGEVTVLTREPKEVRIDGAHVISSAVPMSLLIIDESTIWINMPYGGKNEAFMAARIESKLGAKQLIRSIDFTEDKTRNQETKMYIETNKPQYSLSNYLRSWDRCESCQHMREVEITKKGKVRFICYYCGKTSGATRLLVEKYLNYVHAVCRACKQPMNVEYDENKGVYACCPSCKKEVLPRDLL from the coding sequence ATGGAAAAACGCTCTATCTCTTCATATTTAAAAGCATGGGTGCGCGCACTTTCAATTGAGATTAATTATATGAAGAAACACGGCGGAGAAAAGCATACGGTAGGAAAAGGAGAGTACTTAGGGCAGCAGGGAGATGCGTATCTTTACCGCTTTGAACGCACAGCCGATTTATACCTTTTTGATGGAGCTCAGGTACGCCTTGTCCACCAGCATAAAGAAAGTAAAGGAGAAGTTATCGGAACGGAAGGATTTGATTTGTACCTTAAAATAGATGCGTTTATTGGACAAGAAGTAGACGAACTCGATATATATAACGAACCATGGGAATTATTGCAGGCGCTCATTGATAGACTGACGGAAGCAAAAGACTACAAGCAAAAAATAGTAAGAATCAAACGTCTTATGAGAGGCGATAGTCCTGTTCGTCATAAAGAGTATACGTCTAAGAACGCTCTTCATGAAGTGTTGCTGCGAGCGCGTTATAACCGTACTACTTATATTTGGGGGCCTCCTGGAACAGGGAAAACATATACGCTGTCCAAAATCGCGGCAAGCTATTACCGGAAATCAAAGCGGATCCTTTTATTATCTCACAGTAATGCAGCGGTGGACGGTTTGCTGCAAGAAACTGCACGTCAGTTAAAAAAGAAAGAAGCTTGGAAAAAAGGAAAACTCATTCGATACGGAGCAACAAAAAGCAGCGGCTTAGAAAATATAAAAGTAGAAGAAGTCATTGGAGAAGATGATCCGGATTTAGCTCAGGAGATGCGTGATTTGCAAGAAGAACGAGTTTACTTAAGCAGGTATCCCAATAGAGCTCACCAGCTTCAGCAAGTTAATAAAAAGCTAAACGCCCTTCGTAACAAGTGGATTGAAGCGGAGAAAAATGTTTTTGATCAAGCGTATATTGTAGGCACTACTTTATCAAAAGCGGCTATTGACCGATTACTTTATCAAAGTGAATTTGATATGGTTGTGGTAGACGAAATAAGCATGGCATATGCACCGCAAATTGCTTTTGCAGCTACGTTAGGGAAAAAAATTGTCGTATGCGGCGATTTTAAACAGCTTCCCCCGGTATCTCAATCTTCTCATGCTGAAGTGAAGAAGTGGCTGCAGCGAGATTTATTTGAGCAGACGGGTCTTGTAGAGCAAGTAGAAAGCGGTGAGATCCATCCGCATCTTTTTATGTTGAAAAAGCAAAGAAGAATGCATAAAGATATCTCAGCTTTTACAAATCGCTATATTTACAGCAATCGAGTGGGGGATCATCCATCTGTCACAACAAGTCGAGAAGTAGTAGCAAGCAGCCGGCCGTTTGCTCATGAAGCAGCGCTTATGCTTAACATTGGTCAGTTGCATTCTTCCGCTATGCGAGATGTCGCTTCCGGTTCACGCTATAATGTGATAACAGCTGTTTTGGCGGTAAGTTTGATACTGCGGGCACGCAAAGCTTCTTCGGCTACTATTGGCTATGTGACTCCTTATAAGTCTCAAGCTAAATTGATTAATGCATTTCTTCAAGATATTGAACCAGCCAGCGATATAATCGCAGCAACCGTACACAAATTTCAAGGCGCGGAACGAGATATCATGATTTTTGATACGGTCGATACAAAGCCGCAGTCAAAACCAGGTTTACTTTTAACAAATGAAAATAGCGACCGATTGGTAAATGTAGCGGTGACGCGTTCAAAAGGAAAATTTATGATGCTTTCAGACGAGTCGTTTGTCCAGCAACGTGTACCAAAGGAGCGAGCGTTCTGGAAGTTGGTCAACCACTTTAACGAAAATCAAAAAGTATACCAACCTCAGCAATTTTTAAAAGAAGTCATTCAGCATCGGAAATTGATTTGGTACCATCCATCGAACAGCAGTCAGTTAAAAAAAGATTTATATCAAGCTCGGCAGCAGATTTTATTGTGTATTCCTTATGCTTCGCTTGTTCCTCAAGAAATACGGGAGATGTTACATTCATTTAAAGGTGAAGTGACCGTTCTTACTCGTGAACCAAAAGAAGTTCGAATTGACGGTGCTCATGTCATTTCATCTGCTGTTCCGATGTCACTGCTTATCATCGATGAATCCACTATATGGATCAATATGCCTTACGGCGGAAAAAATGAAGCGTTTATGGCAGCTAGAATTGAGTCAAAGCTAGGCGCTAAACAGCTTATTCGGTCAATTGATTTTACAGAAGATAAAACAAGAAATCAAGAAACAAAAATGTATATAGAAACAAATAAACCACAATATTCTTTGAGTAATTACCTTCGTAGCTGGGATCGCTGTGAATCCTGTCAGCATATGCGAGAAGTAGAGATAACAAAAAAAGGAAAAGTAAGGTTTATTTGCTATTATTGCGGGAAAACAAGTGGGGCAACACGTTTATTAGTGGAAAAATATTTAAACTACGTACATGCTGTATGTAGAGCATGCAAGCAGCCGATGAACGTAGAGTATGATGAAAATAAAGGCGTCTACGCATGTTGTCCATCGTGCAAAAAAGAAGTTTTGCCTAGAGATCTATTGTAA
- a CDS encoding cobalamin B12-binding domain-containing protein, with protein sequence MVYSRSVAALADCLLEGDVQKSWLLIAIYIEEGHSSTDVYTFLTEAMYEIGKRWQENKISVADEHLATATCDYVLTRFQLSQHQLLQRNRALLFCIEGEEHYLGIKMIAGLMSEHGWEVKNLGANLPLPFALKSIERWDPDVVCLSVSQVHLLPDLQKYIAEIESMSQSPLVLVGSRLLSTHDLSASGSSKTIFINHIQAFKDWLLINNKESSTQDKMLVMGEEI encoded by the coding sequence ATCGTTTACTCTCGTAGTGTAGCGGCTTTAGCTGATTGTTTGCTAGAAGGAGACGTTCAAAAAAGCTGGCTGCTCATTGCTATATATATAGAAGAAGGCCATTCTTCAACTGACGTATATACGTTTTTGACAGAAGCGATGTATGAGATAGGGAAAAGGTGGCAAGAAAATAAAATTTCAGTCGCGGACGAGCATTTGGCTACTGCAACCTGTGACTATGTGTTAACTCGCTTTCAGCTATCACAGCATCAATTGCTTCAGCGTAATCGAGCACTTCTTTTTTGTATTGAAGGAGAAGAGCATTACTTAGGCATTAAAATGATTGCAGGACTTATGAGCGAACACGGATGGGAAGTTAAAAACTTAGGAGCAAACTTGCCGCTGCCGTTCGCTCTAAAAAGCATTGAAAGATGGGATCCTGATGTAGTATGTTTGTCCGTCTCACAAGTGCATTTGCTGCCTGATTTACAAAAATACATTGCTGAGATTGAAAGCATGTCGCAAAGTCCTCTTGTATTAGTGGGCAGCAGGCTTCTCAGCACGCATGATTTATCGGCTTCAGGATCTTCAAAAACTATATTCATTAATCATATTCAAGCTTTTAAAGACTGGCTTCTAATCAACAATAAAGAAAGTTCGACGCAAGATAAAATGTTAGTAATGGGGGAAGAAATATGA
- a CDS encoding CheR family methyltransferase, with the protein MKNNSFSTVPSSSEGIEKQDLHVVGIGASAGGLEAIEQFFANMPSPNGMAFIIVQHLSSKYKSFMPELLAKKTGMNIKLTQDGMTLQEDTIYLNPPHHYVTVVDHTLRLRPYEENDQVKYPIDAFFHSLAAAKKHRCTAIILSGKGNDGTGGAKTIREYGGTVLVQDESTAKYRDMPLSAIDAHLADYILSPADMPDLVQTHVSQTEFTYNEETLQYIYSLIKKKTGIDFSMYKKNTVLRRLEKRMALLDPPSQTMEEYRDYLCKEAEEIVELQRDLLIGVTQFLRDKEAFSIIEEQVIPQLVERKIHSQEDEIRIWVAGCSTGQEAYTLAILLHDYLSTINRYFDVRIFATDIDRHAIKRASQGIYEEAEVHSFSAAQINEYFEQTKHGGYQVKKTIRKMIVFAPHNIGKDSPFVNVDLISCRNMMIYFQAELQQRILSLFHFSLTEEGVLFLGPSETTGNLSDLFRPINSKWKIFKRSGQPSRQITGAFNLSKSSLHEGDFSSVPLPSQLYKPLPSLKLDEMYQSMIDHFMSPCLVLNEYNEVIFCSKEATQLINVPVGKINYTIFKMVPVHVSLAIGAAIKRVKEQGMSVCCQHIEFVINNVQRRFNITISALPTNHSLYLLMFDEQTDSAIIDKEEPMFLNQTSSISELVVDLEQELHYTQQHLQTTIEELETANEELKSTNEELIASNEELQSTNEELQSVNEELISVNNQYERKIEELTDLNNDIDNLLISTTIATIFLDEQLNIKLFTPETKTVINVLHQDIGRPFFHISHNFRYDHLIEDAMHVLRTNNTLQKEIQSYDNQWYSMKMMPYRTNENLINGVVITFINITEIKRSNEELAITSFAVAHSPTGIFITDHQGKIKYINQKFMEQKHAPQEVFGLHLYDLYTKKLGVKRFPKIWNEVYRGEKWNGEISYVQEDGETVWEQLALMPVKNDQDEIIHYIGLSEDISQRKQSEMMLKNSEMLSALGQLAAGIAHEIRNPLTSLKGFLQLMMQEETYKKEYMDVMMSEFNRLELIISELLILAKPEVVKYENKQINLILQDVCTLLHTQAILKNITISTDFEEKLPVVHCIEKDMKQVFINMMKNSIEAMDDPGSILVVSKFDPDTNQVVVQVIDEGKGMPKDRLTRIGEPFYTTKEKGTGLGLMVSHKIISNHKGSISYDSEEGKGTTVEIRLPLS; encoded by the coding sequence ATGAAGAACAACTCGTTTTCTACAGTTCCATCGTCTTCAGAAGGAATAGAGAAACAGGATTTACACGTTGTGGGAATTGGCGCTTCTGCCGGAGGGTTAGAAGCTATTGAGCAGTTTTTCGCTAATATGCCTTCACCAAATGGAATGGCGTTTATTATTGTACAGCACCTTTCCTCTAAATATAAAAGTTTTATGCCAGAACTTTTAGCAAAAAAAACAGGAATGAATATCAAACTGACACAAGACGGGATGACTTTACAAGAAGACACAATTTATTTAAATCCTCCCCATCATTATGTGACCGTTGTGGATCATACTCTTCGCCTTCGTCCTTATGAAGAAAATGATCAGGTAAAGTATCCGATTGACGCCTTTTTTCATTCTCTGGCCGCTGCAAAAAAACACCGGTGCACAGCCATTATTTTATCGGGAAAAGGAAATGATGGAACAGGAGGAGCAAAAACGATAAGAGAGTATGGCGGAACTGTACTTGTACAAGATGAAAGCACAGCAAAGTACAGAGATATGCCCCTAAGCGCTATTGATGCACACCTTGCTGATTATATTCTTTCTCCTGCTGATATGCCTGACCTTGTGCAAACGCATGTCAGCCAAACTGAATTTACATATAATGAAGAAACGCTGCAATACATTTATTCACTAATAAAGAAGAAAACAGGCATCGACTTCTCTATGTACAAAAAAAACACGGTGCTGCGACGACTTGAAAAAAGAATGGCTTTACTCGATCCGCCCTCTCAAACGATGGAAGAGTACCGGGACTATTTATGTAAGGAAGCCGAAGAAATCGTCGAACTGCAGCGAGACCTGCTGATTGGAGTGACGCAATTTCTTAGAGATAAAGAAGCATTCTCTATTATTGAAGAACAAGTCATCCCTCAATTAGTTGAAAGAAAGATTCATAGCCAAGAAGATGAAATCCGCATCTGGGTAGCAGGTTGTTCTACTGGTCAAGAAGCATATACATTAGCTATTTTGCTTCATGACTATTTATCAACAATCAACCGTTATTTCGATGTCCGAATCTTTGCTACGGACATCGATCGTCATGCAATCAAAAGAGCGAGTCAAGGCATTTATGAAGAAGCGGAAGTTCATTCCTTCTCAGCAGCTCAGATTAATGAATATTTTGAGCAAACAAAACACGGTGGTTATCAAGTTAAAAAAACAATCCGTAAAATGATTGTTTTTGCCCCGCATAATATAGGAAAAGACTCGCCTTTTGTAAACGTTGATTTAATCAGCTGTCGAAATATGATGATTTACTTCCAAGCTGAACTGCAGCAGCGCATTCTGTCTCTTTTTCATTTTTCTTTGACAGAAGAAGGCGTACTTTTTTTAGGCCCTAGTGAAACAACGGGAAATTTGTCTGATTTGTTCCGCCCTATCAACAGTAAGTGGAAAATATTTAAACGTTCGGGGCAGCCCAGCCGACAAATTACAGGAGCTTTTAATCTTTCAAAATCCAGCTTGCATGAAGGTGATTTTTCTAGCGTACCGCTGCCAAGTCAACTTTATAAGCCTCTTCCTTCGCTTAAATTGGATGAGATGTATCAGTCAATGATTGATCATTTTATGAGCCCTTGTCTTGTATTAAATGAATACAACGAAGTGATATTTTGTTCAAAAGAAGCGACTCAGCTTATTAACGTTCCTGTGGGGAAGATTAATTATACCATTTTCAAAATGGTTCCCGTTCACGTCTCTTTAGCCATTGGAGCAGCTATTAAACGCGTAAAAGAGCAAGGTATGAGCGTATGCTGTCAGCACATTGAATTTGTCATAAACAACGTGCAGCGCCGTTTTAATATTACGATATCTGCCCTTCCAACAAATCACTCTCTTTACTTACTTATGTTTGATGAACAGACAGATAGTGCCATTATTGATAAGGAAGAGCCCATGTTTCTTAATCAAACAAGCTCTATTAGTGAGCTTGTAGTAGATTTAGAGCAAGAGCTTCATTACACTCAGCAGCATTTGCAAACGACGATTGAAGAGCTAGAAACAGCAAATGAGGAGCTAAAATCCACGAACGAAGAACTGATTGCTTCCAACGAAGAGCTGCAGTCCACAAATGAGGAATTGCAGTCTGTTAATGAAGAGTTAATTAGTGTTAACAACCAGTACGAGCGAAAGATTGAAGAATTAACGGACTTAAACAACGATATTGATAATTTATTAATCAGTACAACTATTGCTACCATCTTTTTAGACGAGCAGCTGAATATTAAATTATTTACGCCGGAAACGAAAACAGTGATCAACGTTCTTCATCAAGATATCGGAAGACCTTTCTTTCATATTTCGCATAACTTTAGATATGACCATCTAATCGAGGACGCAATGCACGTTTTAAGAACAAATAACACCCTTCAAAAAGAAATTCAAAGCTACGATAACCAATGGTATAGCATGAAAATGATGCCTTATCGTACGAACGAGAATTTAATTAACGGTGTAGTTATCACGTTTATTAATATTACAGAAATTAAACGATCAAATGAAGAATTGGCTATTACATCATTTGCAGTAGCTCACAGTCCTACGGGCATTTTTATTACCGATCATCAAGGTAAAATTAAGTACATTAATCAAAAATTCATGGAGCAAAAGCATGCGCCGCAAGAAGTATTTGGGCTGCACCTCTACGACTTATATACAAAAAAGCTGGGCGTTAAAAGATTCCCTAAAATTTGGAATGAAGTATACAGAGGAGAAAAATGGAACGGAGAAATTTCCTACGTTCAAGAAGACGGAGAAACCGTTTGGGAACAGTTAGCCTTAATGCCTGTTAAAAATGATCAAGATGAAATCATCCATTACATTGGTTTAAGTGAAGACATTTCACAGCGCAAACAGTCGGAAATGATGCTCAAAAATTCAGAGATGCTGTCAGCACTTGGACAGCTGGCTGCCGGCATTGCCCATGAAATACGAAACCCTCTTACATCATTAAAGGGCTTTTTACAGCTTATGATGCAAGAAGAAACGTATAAAAAAGAATATATGGATGTCATGATGTCCGAGTTTAACCGCTTAGAGCTGATTATTAGCGAACTGCTCATTCTAGCCAAACCCGAAGTCGTAAAATATGAAAATAAGCAGATAAATTTAATTCTTCAAGACGTATGTACACTGCTGCATACACAGGCCATTCTTAAAAACATTACTATTTCAACGGATTTTGAAGAAAAATTACCTGTTGTTCATTGTATTGAAAAAGATATGAAACAAGTATTTATCAACATGATGAAAAATTCTATTGAAGCGATGGATGACCCCGGGTCTATTCTAGTGGTATCTAAATTTGATCCAGATACAAATCAAGTAGTCGTCCAAGTGATAGATGAAGGAAAAGGCATGCCGAAAGATCGATTAACACGAATTGGCGAGCCTTTCTATACAACAAAAGAAAAAGGAACAGGATTAGGATTGATGGTGAGTCATAAAATCATTAGTAATCATAAAGGAAGCATTTCGTATGATAGTGAAGAAGGCAAAGGAACAACGGTAGAAATCCGATTGCCGCTTTCTTAA
- the proC gene encoding pyrroline-5-carboxylate reductase, which yields MDQKQKVAFLGAGSMAEAMISGMVNAKKLPAENIIVTNRSNDARLHELENRYGIKAVKRSELKTDDIDVFILAMKPKGAEEALNELKPQINKDQLVLSVLAGISSSYMEELLHDEQQVIRVMPNTSSMIQQSATAISPGQYAAMDAVLTAKELLSAIGKVYVIDEPQMDIFTGIAGSGPAYFYFLMEHIEKAAKEEGLDPELAREIGAQTIYGAARMMMERDETPTELRENVTSPNGTTAAGLDALAKHGGGEAMMQAVKGASKRSKEMSAQLQKVASTN from the coding sequence ATGGATCAAAAACAAAAAGTTGCTTTTTTAGGTGCTGGATCAATGGCAGAAGCGATGATTTCTGGTATGGTCAATGCAAAGAAATTACCTGCTGAAAATATTATCGTAACAAATCGTAGCAATGATGCGCGACTGCACGAACTTGAAAATAGATATGGTATCAAAGCAGTAAAGCGCAGCGAGCTGAAAACAGATGACATTGACGTTTTTATTCTAGCGATGAAGCCAAAAGGCGCTGAAGAGGCATTAAACGAATTAAAGCCTCAAATCAACAAAGACCAGCTTGTCCTATCTGTTCTTGCAGGGATTTCATCTTCTTACATGGAAGAGTTATTGCATGATGAACAGCAGGTCATTCGAGTGATGCCGAATACATCAAGTATGATTCAGCAATCAGCAACGGCTATATCTCCAGGTCAATATGCTGCAATGGATGCTGTGCTAACAGCAAAAGAGCTGCTTTCTGCAATCGGAAAAGTGTACGTGATTGATGAGCCTCAAATGGACATTTTCACAGGAATTGCCGGAAGTGGACCCGCTTATTTTTATTTCCTTATGGAGCATATCGAAAAAGCAGCTAAAGAAGAAGGTCTCGATCCTGAGCTAGCACGTGAAATTGGCGCCCAAACCATTTACGGTGCAGCAAGAATGATGATGGAAAGAGATGAAACGCCGACGGAGCTTCGTGAAAATGTGACGTCTCCAAACGGTACAACAGCAGCTGGTTTAGACGCCTTAGCTAAACACGGCGGCGGAGAAGCAATGATGCAAGCAGTCAAAGGAGCATCAAAGCGTTCAAAAGAAATGAGTGCTCAACTACAAAAAGTGGCAAGTACTAATTAA
- the proB gene encoding glutamate 5-kinase, with protein sequence MSPDNKKRVVIKIGSSSLTSSHGEISRRKLERLVDQVVDLKDSGHEVLLVSSGAVAAGYRKLGCLERPSSLPEKQAAASIGQGLLMEAYSELFLSHGYVASQILITRDDFSDENRYNNARNTINVLLERGIVPIVNENDTVTINRLKFGDNDTLSAKVAGLVDSDLLIILSDIDGLYSADPRQDPNAKLVPHVGEITQDIEESAGDSGSSVGTGGMRSKIDAFKIAMASGIPAFLGRAGVPNILTQAVDGDATGTYFESEDDSANLNQKKQWIAFNSGPEGEIVVEDAAKRAIIEDKEPLLREHVKYIKGHFSERAVVRILDKDDNELALGVTNYSSDELALNEPIDQPIVDSEGLVCHLEIPVPVGL encoded by the coding sequence ATGAGTCCCGACAATAAGAAGCGGGTTGTAATTAAAATTGGAAGTAGTTCATTAACAAGTTCACACGGTGAAATCAGCAGACGGAAGCTCGAGCGCCTTGTGGATCAAGTCGTAGACTTAAAAGATAGTGGTCATGAAGTGCTATTGGTTTCATCAGGAGCTGTAGCTGCAGGATACCGCAAGCTTGGCTGCTTAGAGCGACCTAGCTCTTTACCTGAAAAACAAGCAGCTGCCTCAATTGGTCAAGGACTGTTAATGGAGGCTTATTCAGAACTGTTTCTATCACATGGATACGTTGCTTCTCAAATCTTAATTACGAGAGACGATTTTTCAGACGAAAATCGTTACAACAATGCACGAAATACAATTAATGTGCTGTTAGAACGTGGCATCGTACCAATTGTCAATGAAAACGACACGGTAACCATCAATCGATTAAAATTTGGCGACAATGATACACTTTCAGCTAAAGTTGCTGGACTAGTGGATTCCGACCTGCTTATTATTTTATCGGATATCGATGGCTTATACAGCGCAGACCCTCGTCAGGATCCAAATGCAAAATTAGTTCCTCATGTAGGGGAAATCACGCAAGACATCGAAGAATCTGCAGGAGATTCAGGAAGTTCAGTTGGAACAGGCGGTATGCGCTCGAAAATTGACGCGTTCAAAATCGCTATGGCGTCAGGAATTCCAGCATTTTTAGGAAGAGCTGGCGTGCCAAACATTTTAACACAAGCGGTTGACGGGGATGCAACAGGAACGTATTTTGAATCTGAAGATGATTCTGCGAACCTTAATCAGAAAAAGCAGTGGATTGCGTTTAACTCTGGTCCTGAAGGGGAAATAGTAGTCGAAGATGCCGCGAAACGTGCAATTATTGAAGATAAAGAGCCTTTACTTCGCGAGCATGTTAAATATATTAAAGGCCACTTTAGTGAACGAGCAGTTGTACGTATTCTAGATAAAGATGACAATGAGCTGGCTCTTGGCGTGACAAATTATTCATCTGATGAACTTGCACTGAATGAGCCAATTGATCAACCGATTGTTGACAGCGAAGGTCTAGTGTGTCACTTAGAAATTCCAGTACCGGTCGGTTTGTAA